One Leptospira wolbachii serovar Codice str. CDC genomic region harbors:
- a CDS encoding glycine--tRNA ligase translates to MAQPKEKEEQSLKPIVAVSKRRGFVFPGSEIYGGLSNTFDYGPNGIEVLNNLKRLWWEYFVHRRDDVLGLDSSILLHPRVWEASGHISNFNDPLMDCKKCKTRIRVDKFLEDKEGEGAATGKSLEELTNTIRDKAYACPTCGTVGSFTDARQFNLMFKTSHGASEEGATDIYLRPETAQGIFINFKNVTQIARKKVPFGIAQIGKSFRNEIMARQFIFRTREFEQMEMEFFCEPGTQKEWFKYWVDYCMDWLVNVVGLKKENLRVREHEKEELSFYSDSTSDIEYKYPFGWGELWGVASRTDYDLTQHETFSSEDLKYHDLDAKKKYLPYVVEPALGLNRLFLAVLCDAYEEEKLEKDEIRTVLRFGKRVSPMKVAIFPLMKKDGLDAKAKEIYADLRNHWYVDYDDSGAIGKRYRRHDEIGTPFCITVDYDTMSDGTVTIRERDSMKQERIPVAELKTYLINRMV, encoded by the coding sequence ATGGCACAGCCGAAAGAGAAAGAAGAGCAGTCGCTCAAACCCATAGTAGCAGTCTCCAAACGAAGAGGCTTTGTTTTCCCAGGATCCGAAATTTACGGAGGCCTCTCCAACACATTTGACTATGGCCCGAACGGAATCGAAGTATTAAACAATCTAAAAAGACTTTGGTGGGAATACTTTGTTCATAGACGGGACGATGTTTTGGGGCTTGATTCCTCCATCCTCCTCCACCCACGCGTTTGGGAAGCATCTGGCCATATTTCCAACTTCAATGATCCCCTTATGGATTGTAAAAAATGCAAAACACGAATCCGAGTGGATAAGTTTTTGGAAGATAAAGAAGGGGAAGGTGCCGCTACCGGAAAAAGTTTAGAAGAACTCACAAATACCATAAGAGACAAAGCTTATGCCTGCCCTACCTGTGGGACGGTCGGAAGTTTTACGGATGCCCGCCAATTCAATTTGATGTTCAAAACATCCCACGGTGCCTCCGAAGAAGGAGCCACAGACATTTACCTTCGCCCGGAAACGGCCCAAGGGATTTTTATCAATTTTAAAAACGTAACCCAAATTGCTCGAAAGAAAGTTCCTTTTGGAATTGCCCAAATCGGGAAGTCCTTTCGAAACGAAATCATGGCTCGCCAATTTATCTTTCGTACTCGCGAGTTCGAACAAATGGAGATGGAATTTTTCTGCGAACCAGGAACCCAAAAAGAATGGTTTAAGTATTGGGTCGACTATTGCATGGACTGGCTCGTAAATGTAGTCGGACTTAAAAAAGAAAACCTACGTGTCCGCGAACATGAAAAGGAAGAACTTTCTTTTTATAGTGATTCCACAAGTGACATTGAATACAAATATCCCTTTGGTTGGGGAGAACTTTGGGGTGTTGCTTCCAGGACCGATTACGACCTTACCCAACATGAAACCTTTTCTTCTGAAGATTTGAAGTATCATGATCTGGATGCTAAGAAAAAATACCTTCCTTATGTGGTAGAACCAGCCCTTGGTCTCAACAGACTTTTCCTTGCCGTCCTTTGTGATGCGTATGAAGAAGAAAAATTAGAAAAGGATGAAATTCGCACCGTCCTTCGTTTTGGAAAACGAGTGAGCCCAATGAAGGTGGCGATCTTTCCTTTGATGAAAAAAGACGGACTGGATGCCAAAGCTAAAGAAATTTATGCGGACCTACGAAACCACTGGTATGTAGATTATGATGACAGTGGTGCTATTGGAAAAAGGTACCGCCGCCATGACGAAATTGGAACTCCGTTTTGTATCACTGTGGACTACGACACAATGAGTGATGGAACGGTCACCATTCGGGAAAGAGATTCGATGAAACAAGAGCGAATCCCAGTGGCTGAACTAAAAACTTACCTCATCAATCGAATGGTTTAG
- a CDS encoding TetR/AcrR family transcriptional regulator → MPNTLPKKISNQTLSKREVTKERIYNSAITLFRKEGYELATMRRIAKEARVSLGLTYYHFKTKEEIVLHFYRETQIEVKQRATNFFKTTRDFKSRLKFIILTQLESFSDYKIFLQVLARHAGDPNHSLSPFSPETLLIREETVGLIRDALETSNLKIRDDLAAILPELLWMEQMGLIYFWLSDFSKSYINTKLLMNDSLELTFKLIKLSNFPLFKNVMGPIFRMYRLVKGNPLTKNR, encoded by the coding sequence ATGCCAAACACGTTGCCAAAAAAAATATCCAACCAAACATTGAGTAAACGAGAAGTGACAAAGGAGAGGATTTATAATTCTGCGATTACCTTGTTTCGAAAAGAAGGTTATGAACTCGCTACCATGCGTCGGATTGCAAAAGAGGCTCGAGTTTCTTTAGGCCTTACTTACTACCATTTCAAAACGAAAGAAGAGATAGTTCTTCATTTTTATAGAGAGACTCAAATTGAAGTCAAACAACGAGCCACAAATTTTTTTAAAACAACAAGGGACTTTAAGTCCAGACTCAAATTCATCATTCTAACTCAATTGGAAAGTTTTTCTGATTATAAAATTTTTTTGCAAGTATTGGCTAGACATGCGGGAGATCCAAATCATTCCCTTTCCCCATTCAGTCCTGAGACATTACTCATTCGAGAAGAGACTGTGGGCCTCATCCGTGATGCCTTAGAGACATCGAATTTAAAGATTCGAGATGACCTTGCTGCGATTTTGCCAGAATTACTTTGGATGGAACAAATGGGGTTAATTTACTTTTGGTTGTCTGATTTTTCAAAGTCTTATATCAATACAAAACTTCTAATGAATGATTCCTTAGAATTGACATTCAAACTCATCAAACTTTCCAATTTTCCTTTGTTTAAAAACGTAATGGGCCCTATCTTTCGGATGTATCGTTTGGTAAAAGGAAACCCTCTAACAAAAAATCGCTAA
- a CDS encoding esterase/lipase family protein: MKKGLLAIFITVALATPVLASSGSSSKPLAGTYPIILSHGLFGWGENSGGIISIVNYWGGTDDYLRSQGATVFAPGKTAANSNEVRAQELKAAILTYSAATNYTGKFHILGHSQGGLDSRYMVSNLGLSGRTASLTTLNTPHYGSPIADIIKTVLPGWIQPFVASVVETLVKVVYGGTNQQNALAALSSLTKEGLTSFNSYTPNKSGVKYFSYGSYITLPDLIQHPLMGILHPACAAGGLFQGQGATNDGLVPLSSQKWGTWKGGPSYGIFTTGVDHLQASNTLRSGSLWYDVEGYYLNMASNMKANQ, from the coding sequence ATAAAGAAAGGTCTTTTAGCCATTTTTATAACAGTCGCTTTAGCAACTCCCGTTCTCGCTAGCTCCGGTTCTTCCTCGAAGCCACTTGCTGGTACCTACCCAATCATCCTATCCCATGGCCTTTTTGGTTGGGGCGAAAACTCTGGCGGAATCATCAGCATCGTAAACTATTGGGGTGGAACTGACGATTACCTCCGAAGCCAAGGAGCTACCGTATTTGCTCCAGGAAAAACTGCAGCAAACTCGAACGAAGTTCGCGCTCAGGAATTAAAGGCTGCCATTCTTACTTACTCGGCTGCCACAAACTACACGGGAAAATTCCACATCCTCGGTCACTCCCAAGGTGGACTCGATAGCCGTTATATGGTTTCGAACCTTGGACTTTCTGGACGCACAGCTTCCCTCACCACATTGAATACGCCACACTACGGTTCACCGATTGCAGACATTATCAAAACTGTGCTTCCTGGATGGATCCAACCATTTGTAGCAAGCGTTGTAGAAACTCTTGTAAAAGTAGTTTACGGTGGAACCAACCAACAAAACGCTTTAGCGGCTTTGTCTTCTTTGACCAAAGAAGGACTCACTTCTTTTAACTCTTACACTCCTAACAAATCAGGTGTGAAGTATTTCTCTTATGGATCTTACATCACACTTCCCGACCTCATCCAACACCCACTTATGGGAATTCTTCACCCGGCTTGTGCTGCTGGTGGGCTTTTCCAAGGACAAGGAGCTACTAACGATGGTCTCGTTCCGCTTTCTTCTCAAAAATGGGGAACTTGGAAAGGCGGACCTTCTTACGGAATCTTCACTACAGGTGTAGACCACTTACAAGCATCCAACACTCTTCGTTCTGGAAGTCTTTGGTATGATGTAGAAGGTTACTATTTGAATATGGCTTCCAACATGAAGGCTAATCAGTAA
- a CDS encoding lipase secretion chaperone — protein sequence MNFKYLRYLSYGIGVLLLLYIAFRILSPNQMENTNDENPNDKAESYFRTQSDGFSVDPFYLESAKTIFTADGQFLRFEEILTRAKSGELNFISELWNLRRQCPEGSTREQCHEYIKAFLQNEYNGEDAKRLIGMLSNYLKYEEAMVQLDPSSKSYTNQERYEQIKQLRRKYFAKEDAELIFGLEEATADFSFNRKNFLDETKNLKADERIRLYEDYRKKSFGSFYNAVAAREPKFDKFETEMDLRQNELSKLSGSEREAKEKEVRIRYFGKDGNDRMEKVLKEMKEEEEKISKLQTEEKNLLKNYPNLSESEREKKLMEIRIQTLGSKELAEEYSRRMEYEKTLKNSEN from the coding sequence ATGAATTTTAAATATTTACGTTACCTTAGTTACGGCATTGGAGTCTTACTCCTATTATACATTGCCTTTCGGATCCTCAGTCCCAACCAAATGGAAAACACAAACGATGAAAATCCAAATGACAAAGCCGAATCTTACTTTCGCACACAAAGTGATGGATTCTCAGTAGATCCATTTTATTTAGAATCAGCAAAGACCATCTTCACTGCTGATGGACAGTTTTTGCGTTTCGAGGAAATCCTTACCCGTGCAAAATCAGGAGAGCTAAATTTTATATCGGAACTTTGGAACTTACGTAGGCAATGTCCGGAAGGCAGCACACGCGAACAATGCCACGAATACATCAAAGCCTTCCTCCAAAATGAATACAATGGAGAAGATGCGAAACGATTGATTGGCATGTTATCCAATTATTTAAAGTATGAAGAAGCAATGGTTCAATTAGATCCTTCTAGCAAATCCTACACCAACCAAGAACGATACGAACAGATCAAACAACTCAGAAGGAAATATTTTGCCAAAGAAGATGCGGAACTCATTTTCGGATTAGAAGAAGCAACCGCTGATTTTAGTTTTAACCGAAAGAATTTTTTAGATGAAACCAAAAACTTAAAAGCAGACGAAAGAATTCGTTTATACGAAGACTACCGTAAAAAATCCTTTGGTTCCTTTTATAATGCAGTGGCTGCAAGAGAACCTAAGTTTGATAAGTTTGAAACAGAAATGGACCTAAGGCAAAACGAACTCTCTAAGTTATCTGGTTCAGAGAGAGAGGCCAAAGAAAAAGAAGTTAGGATTCGTTATTTTGGTAAAGATGGAAACGATCGGATGGAAAAAGTATTGAAAGAAATGAAGGAAGAAGAGGAAAAAATTTCAAAACTCCAAACAGAAGAAAAAAACTTACTAAAAAACTATCCCAACCTTTCGGAATCCGAACGTGAAAAAAAATTAATGGAAATTAGAATCCAAACCTTAGGCAGTAAGGAATTAGCAGAGGAATATTCAAGAAGAATGGAATATGAGAAAACACTCAAAAATTCCGAAAATTAA
- the lnt gene encoding apolipoprotein N-acyltransferase — protein MRKHSKIPKIKYPLLLLIPAAILFALALEPFGFTSAGFLCIFLLLYFTKQLTTTSNWKQTLTSTLLFSSLVTLTSFYWIWNAIRNISGQGVILSSLLFLIYALVSFYKIGIIFFGSVFFTKQRKIKDTYFFLLVLPSLFLISDWICPMVFPVYWGDLFRNNIIWRQMARLGTEVLGFVSVISASLLYLMILKSDKGIRGYLPYLLPIVCFFTINLYFLAETIPQGPTIHLTLLQPNTEYAKREVQENQVWMTKTIQSVYDIGLEAIRNSPKPIDLIVIPESAIPFLGTLDSKDQNSTYSKSFVEITESLVRNSNAPLVFNELVSDEGSRNSFTLLHPISMLSERRYKQILLPFGEYLPGEKQMPWLRSLFPETSRHMPGKLTDALRFQTKTGETVTFSPLICYEILYPDLVRKMIEHSPPEFILNLTNDSWFESQTETMQHAGAGRLRSIESGRPIVRVAVTGLTTAFDPWGREMMGELQTFQKGIGYLDLPTVLEERTTPYIQFGPSPWRFMAVFLIFFVFFRSPRRILSNKMKNEIEI, from the coding sequence ATGAGAAAACACTCAAAAATTCCGAAAATTAAATATCCACTTTTATTACTCATACCAGCAGCAATTTTATTTGCGTTGGCCCTAGAACCCTTCGGATTCACTTCCGCAGGGTTTCTTTGTATCTTCCTACTTCTTTATTTCACCAAACAACTCACAACCACTTCCAATTGGAAACAAACGCTCACTTCGACTCTTCTTTTCTCCAGTCTTGTGACTCTTACCAGTTTCTATTGGATCTGGAATGCCATCCGAAATATTTCAGGACAGGGAGTGATCCTATCTTCACTCCTATTTTTGATTTATGCTCTTGTTTCATTTTACAAGATTGGAATTATTTTTTTTGGTTCTGTCTTTTTTACAAAACAACGAAAGATAAAAGACACCTATTTCTTTTTGCTTGTCCTCCCCTCTCTTTTTTTAATCTCCGATTGGATTTGCCCCATGGTTTTTCCAGTGTATTGGGGGGATTTATTTCGAAACAATATCATTTGGCGGCAGATGGCTCGATTGGGAACGGAAGTATTAGGGTTTGTTTCCGTTATCTCTGCCTCCCTTTTATATCTGATGATTCTTAAATCCGACAAAGGGATTCGTGGTTATCTTCCCTATCTTCTTCCAATCGTTTGTTTTTTCACCATTAACTTATACTTCCTAGCAGAAACCATCCCTCAAGGTCCAACCATACATCTAACATTACTACAACCAAATACAGAGTATGCGAAAAGGGAAGTTCAGGAAAACCAAGTATGGATGACTAAAACCATACAATCGGTTTATGATATTGGTCTAGAAGCCATTCGAAATTCTCCTAAACCTATTGATTTAATTGTAATTCCCGAATCAGCTATTCCGTTTCTTGGAACCCTCGATTCTAAGGATCAAAACTCAACGTATAGCAAAAGTTTTGTGGAAATTACAGAAAGTCTCGTGCGAAATAGCAATGCCCCTCTTGTATTTAATGAGCTCGTTTCAGACGAAGGTTCTAGAAATTCATTCACTCTTCTCCATCCCATCTCTATGTTGTCAGAAAGAAGGTACAAACAAATACTTCTACCTTTCGGAGAATATTTACCGGGAGAAAAGCAAATGCCCTGGCTACGTTCCCTCTTTCCGGAAACGAGTCGCCACATGCCAGGAAAACTAACAGATGCTTTGAGGTTCCAAACCAAAACAGGAGAGACTGTTACATTTAGTCCACTGATCTGTTATGAAATTCTCTATCCCGACTTAGTTCGTAAGATGATTGAACATTCTCCGCCGGAATTCATTCTCAATCTCACTAATGATTCTTGGTTTGAAAGCCAAACAGAAACCATGCAACATGCAGGTGCTGGTAGACTAAGGTCAATAGAATCGGGAAGACCCATTGTTCGAGTTGCAGTCACTGGCCTTACCACGGCCTTTGATCCATGGGGACGTGAAATGATGGGTGAATTACAAACATTCCAAAAAGGCATTGGGTATTTGGATTTACCGACGGTATTAGAGGAAAGAACAACTCCGTATATCCAATTCGGCCCAAGTCCATGGCGATTCATGGCTGTTTTTCTTATATTTTTTGTTTTTTTCCGTAGTCCACGTCGTATACTCTCGAATAAAATGAAAAATGAAATTGAAATTTAG
- a CDS encoding ABC1 kinase family protein, with the protein MDSLSELVSFGWQSSLRVAHSSFVFTSKAIGILAQLAKGHPNHREIAITLREAFSNLGATYIKLGQFIASAPSLFPKEYVEEMQACLDSVRPVAFRDIRSSVERELGGKLESLFHSFEETPLASASIAQVHAAVTKEGLDVVVKVQRPDVHLTLKTDMQILGILTKILEFIAPEFKKSGLTAMFDEFQISILQEIDFIQEAKNIEEFEEYLLRVKESRARVPRVYHTLSSKKVLTMERFYGVPITDEVGLRKFTNNPRKVLSDALEIWFSSLANQGFFHADVHAGNLMILKDGTIGFIDFGIVGRISPKIWKGLMLFTQGIGIGEPTLVAQGLVEMDSTDSGVNPTLLAKELDAVFNELESVYVHLTDNEMFDESRVNRIMYDMKEIAEKNGLKIPREFALLMKQMLYFDRYVKSMAPEINLFRDTQKFAIS; encoded by the coding sequence ATGGATTCCCTTTCTGAACTAGTTTCTTTTGGTTGGCAATCAAGCCTTCGAGTCGCTCATTCCAGTTTTGTGTTTACCTCCAAGGCAATCGGGATTCTCGCCCAACTGGCAAAGGGACATCCCAACCACCGAGAAATCGCCATCACCCTCAGAGAAGCGTTTTCTAACCTCGGAGCCACCTATATCAAACTCGGCCAGTTCATTGCGAGCGCCCCTTCCCTCTTCCCCAAAGAATATGTAGAGGAAATGCAGGCCTGTTTGGATTCCGTCCGCCCCGTCGCCTTCCGAGACATTCGTTCCTCCGTAGAACGAGAATTGGGTGGGAAACTAGAATCGTTATTCCATAGTTTCGAAGAAACTCCCTTAGCCTCAGCTTCAATAGCACAAGTCCATGCTGCCGTAACCAAAGAAGGATTGGATGTGGTTGTCAAAGTCCAAAGGCCGGACGTCCACCTAACATTAAAAACCGACATGCAGATTTTAGGAATCCTAACTAAAATTTTAGAGTTCATAGCTCCTGAATTTAAAAAATCAGGACTCACTGCTATGTTTGATGAATTTCAAATTTCTATCTTACAGGAAATCGATTTTATCCAAGAAGCAAAAAACATAGAAGAGTTCGAAGAGTATCTTTTACGTGTGAAAGAATCAAGAGCCAGAGTTCCCAGAGTTTACCACACTCTCTCCTCAAAAAAGGTTTTAACTATGGAACGATTCTATGGTGTTCCCATTACCGATGAAGTTGGGCTTCGTAAGTTCACAAACAATCCAAGAAAGGTTTTAAGTGATGCTTTAGAGATTTGGTTCTCTTCCTTAGCCAACCAAGGATTTTTCCATGCAGATGTCCATGCTGGAAACTTAATGATTCTAAAAGATGGAACTATCGGTTTTATTGATTTTGGAATTGTAGGAAGGATCTCTCCTAAAATCTGGAAGGGGCTTATGTTATTTACCCAAGGGATTGGAATTGGTGAACCTACGTTAGTTGCACAAGGTTTGGTTGAAATGGATTCCACTGATAGTGGAGTAAATCCTACCCTCCTTGCAAAAGAATTAGATGCAGTTTTTAATGAATTAGAATCAGTTTATGTTCATTTAACCGATAATGAGATGTTTGACGAATCTAGGGTAAATCGAATCATGTACGACATGAAGGAAATTGCCGAAAAAAATGGATTAAAAATTCCAAGGGAGTTTGCACTTCTAATGAAACAAATGTTATACTTTGATCGCTATGTTAAATCAATGGCTCCAGAAATCAACTTATTCCGTGATACACAAAAATTTGCAATTTCATAA
- a CDS encoding FeoA family protein, which yields MTIQDLKIGETAEIVSLDSEQLPKPMLTELLELGFFPGAEITLKDKSLLLGKMICNLSGTTIALRIHDGNAIKIKLRQT from the coding sequence ATGACAATACAAGATTTAAAAATTGGAGAAACGGCAGAGATTGTTTCTTTAGATTCCGAACAACTTCCGAAACCCATGTTAACCGAATTATTGGAACTTGGTTTTTTCCCCGGTGCAGAAATTACGTTAAAAGATAAATCTCTATTACTCGGGAAAATGATCTGCAATTTGAGTGGAACCACAATTGCTCTAAGGATCCATGATGGGAATGCCATAAAAATTAAATTAAGACAAACATGA
- the feoB gene encoding ferrous iron transport protein B produces the protein MKEKRIYLVGNPNCGKSTLFNQLTGLKQKTGNFSGVTVEKREGTLTLDDSEWIITDLPGTYGLGGIAEDKKIAYEVLLSRKPEEQVIYVLDALNLERGLQFLLQIIDMGVPTLVVLTMKDVLEKKRIQLNLEKLKKSIGLQFVLVNAKSGEGIDTLKEVLKNPNSFQKRPRIWTWGTKEESFLTTAKRKLGITTNEAEFFLSQSLKYLNKDPHLSEERYFAKFPEETKTWLRSAVEGKGYHFYYQEEMIYRSFLIKKVLADVITYPKSVPGSWEEKLDRILLHPILGFVCFFLLMGLLFQSLFSFAELPMDLIESGIANLQSFVESFLSEGLFKSLVTEGIIGGVGSVIVFIPQIALLFLFIGILEESGYLARASFLMDRIMGKFGLSGKSFIPLLSSAACAVPAILGTRTIENKSDRFTTIMVSPLVMCSARYPVYILIVGTVFSFPPIFGIFNVQGFVLFSMFFLGMIASFGFALLFRKTVFKEDASYFVMELPRYNVPSIKSLFHTVYGKVKSFLSTAGQIILYISVLLWFLSHFPAEYKNNEWKTSPIESSYIGTIGKVMEPAIEPLGFDWKIGISILTSFAAREVMVSTLAVLYGSEENEEGESLRSTLRTETRADGSLVWTPLSGLSLLVFFAFASQCMSTLAVTKKETGTIFWPIVQFLYMTILAITSSFLIFQLGKILGFS, from the coding sequence ATGAAAGAAAAACGAATTTATTTAGTTGGAAATCCCAATTGTGGGAAGTCAACACTCTTCAATCAACTCACCGGCCTTAAACAAAAAACAGGAAACTTCAGCGGGGTCACTGTAGAAAAAAGAGAAGGAACCCTTACTTTAGATGATTCCGAATGGATCATCACCGACTTACCGGGAACATACGGTCTTGGTGGCATTGCAGAAGACAAAAAAATTGCTTACGAAGTGTTACTTTCTAGAAAACCAGAGGAACAAGTCATTTATGTTTTGGACGCTCTAAACTTGGAACGGGGTCTTCAATTTTTACTTCAAATCATTGATATGGGAGTTCCCACTCTTGTGGTCCTTACCATGAAAGATGTGCTCGAGAAAAAAAGAATCCAACTGAATTTAGAAAAACTAAAAAAATCCATTGGTCTCCAGTTTGTTTTAGTTAACGCAAAATCGGGAGAAGGAATCGATACTCTAAAAGAAGTTCTAAAAAACCCAAATAGTTTTCAAAAACGTCCGCGGATCTGGACTTGGGGAACAAAAGAAGAGTCTTTTTTAACCACTGCAAAACGAAAACTGGGAATCACCACAAACGAAGCCGAATTCTTTTTATCACAATCTTTGAAGTATTTAAACAAAGATCCCCATTTGAGTGAAGAACGTTATTTCGCTAAGTTTCCAGAGGAAACAAAAACCTGGTTACGATCTGCTGTAGAGGGGAAAGGATATCATTTTTATTACCAAGAAGAAATGATCTACCGATCCTTCTTGATTAAAAAAGTTTTGGCTGATGTAATCACTTACCCAAAATCCGTTCCTGGCAGTTGGGAAGAAAAGTTAGATCGGATCTTATTACACCCTATTCTGGGGTTTGTATGTTTTTTTCTTTTGATGGGGCTTCTTTTCCAGAGTTTATTTAGTTTTGCCGAACTCCCTATGGACCTAATTGAATCAGGAATTGCAAACTTACAATCGTTTGTTGAGTCTTTCTTAAGTGAAGGTCTCTTTAAATCCTTAGTTACAGAAGGGATCATTGGTGGAGTGGGCAGTGTAATTGTTTTTATTCCACAGATTGCCCTTCTATTTTTATTCATTGGAATTTTAGAAGAATCTGGGTATTTAGCACGTGCTAGTTTTTTAATGGATCGCATTATGGGAAAATTTGGGCTCTCTGGAAAATCTTTTATCCCCCTACTATCCTCTGCGGCCTGCGCCGTTCCTGCAATCCTTGGAACAAGGACCATCGAAAACAAATCCGATCGTTTTACAACGATTATGGTGTCACCCCTTGTTATGTGTTCTGCCAGGTATCCGGTTTACATTCTCATTGTAGGAACTGTTTTTAGTTTTCCCCCTATCTTTGGGATTTTTAATGTCCAAGGATTTGTATTATTTTCTATGTTTTTTCTCGGGATGATTGCCAGTTTCGGATTTGCATTACTCTTTCGCAAAACAGTATTTAAAGAAGACGCATCGTATTTCGTGATGGAACTTCCAAGATACAATGTCCCTTCTATAAAAAGTTTATTTCATACAGTGTATGGAAAGGTAAAATCGTTTTTATCCACCGCCGGTCAGATCATTTTGTATATTTCTGTCCTTCTTTGGTTTCTAAGTCACTTTCCAGCAGAGTATAAAAATAACGAATGGAAAACAAGTCCCATTGAAAGCTCTTATATTGGAACCATAGGAAAGGTCATGGAACCCGCCATTGAACCACTCGGTTTTGATTGGAAAATTGGTATTTCTATTCTCACTTCCTTTGCCGCAAGAGAAGTGATGGTTTCCACCTTAGCAGTATTATACGGCTCGGAGGAAAACGAGGAAGGGGAATCCTTACGATCCACACTTCGCACAGAAACAAGGGCCGACGGAAGTCTTGTTTGGACTCCACTTTCTGGGTTATCGCTCCTGGTATTTTTTGCCTTTGCAAGCCAATGTATGTCAACCCTTGCCGTTACCAAAAAAGAAACGGGAACTATCTTTTGGCCGATTGTACAGTTTTTATATATGACAATCCTTGCCATTACCTCCTCCTTTCTCATTTTCCAATTGGGAAAAATTTTAGGATTTTCTTAA
- a CDS encoding N-acetylneuraminate synthase family protein, whose product MDFKIGRKTLTRKSEPYLVAEIGLNHNADLEIGKRTIAKAKEAGAHAVKFQTYRTEEFVDKSNPDVKFLFDIFKQYELNETQHREFQKTALDLGLDFFSTPLCESAVDLLCGLNVPVLKIASGDIVNLPLLKKSVQSGKPLIVSTGAALPEEVTRAISFFETNQTEVCLLHCVSMYPTPLNKVNLQSIPFYLDTTDYVVGFSDHSDGTLASSVACALGAVVFEKHFTLDRNLEGPDHGISMDPIMFSKLANDLKQSFEMSGKYGKNTHPEETSGWFYGRRSLYKKGNSVLSLRPAVHTKDKNVLDSWEIERVGDPSGFPEGPVRLSPTVK is encoded by the coding sequence TTGGATTTTAAAATTGGAAGAAAAACTCTAACTAGAAAATCAGAGCCATATTTGGTCGCTGAAATTGGCCTAAACCACAATGCTGATTTAGAAATAGGCAAAAGAACTATCGCGAAGGCCAAAGAGGCAGGAGCGCACGCAGTCAAATTCCAAACCTATAGAACCGAAGAGTTTGTTGATAAGTCCAATCCCGATGTGAAGTTTCTTTTCGATATATTTAAACAATACGAATTGAATGAAACTCAACATCGAGAATTTCAGAAAACTGCTTTAGATTTAGGCCTCGATTTTTTTTCGACTCCACTTTGTGAATCCGCCGTAGATTTGTTATGTGGACTAAATGTTCCTGTTTTAAAAATTGCCTCTGGTGATATAGTCAATCTCCCGTTGCTCAAAAAATCTGTCCAATCGGGAAAACCACTGATTGTATCCACCGGTGCAGCTTTACCAGAAGAAGTAACAAGAGCCATTTCCTTTTTTGAAACCAACCAAACAGAGGTTTGTTTACTTCATTGCGTTTCTATGTATCCCACTCCCCTAAATAAAGTAAACCTTCAGTCCATTCCCTTTTATTTGGATACAACAGATTATGTGGTGGGGTTTAGCGACCATTCGGATGGAACTCTGGCATCCTCTGTCGCTTGTGCGTTAGGAGCTGTTGTCTTTGAAAAACATTTCACCTTAGATCGAAATTTAGAAGGCCCAGATCATGGAATTTCTATGGATCCTATAATGTTTTCGAAACTTGCCAATGACTTAAAACAAAGTTTTGAAATGAGTGGGAAGTATGGGAAAAACACACATCCGGAAGAGACCAGTGGTTGGTTCTATGGTAGACGTTCTTTATACAAAAAAGGAAATTCCGTTCTTAGTCTACGGCCCGCAGTTCACACAAAAGATAAAAATGTTTTGGATTCTTGGGAGATCGAAAGAGTGGGAGATCCTTCTGGATTCCCAGAAGGACCGGTCCGATTATCACCTACTGTCAAGTAG